Within Gilvibacter sp. SZ-19, the genomic segment TAATTAAATTTGTTTGTGCTCATTTCATAATAAAAAAAAGCGTTACCCTAAGATAACGCTTTTTTCTATGTCTTAGCTACGAACTTAGTCGTTGCTCAAGGTGACCGTTCCAAAGGTTCCTATATCCACATTTGGAATATTGGCTCCGTACTTGGAATTGATAGCGTCGATGATCAGATTTGCTGTGTAAGCATATCCACGAGGCGTTGGGTGTACTCCATCTAAAGAGAAAGCTCCACCAGTAACAAACTCATTGGTCAACATTACACCGTCGCTCATCACACCACCGTTAGCAACTTGAGCCAAAGCAGATCTTGCATCTACAAAAGCGATGTCGTTAGCCGCAGCGATGTTTTGAATAGCAGCGTTGTATGCAGCTCCTGCAGCAGCTACACGAGCTTGCTCCGTAGCAGTCAGTACAAATTGGTTTGCCAATGGAACAGATACTCCATTGATCGCTGTAGGATCGTCACCTACTTGAGTACCCAATACGCTAGCAGCAGGAAGAACGATAAGGTCGTTGGCGTTAGCCTGACGCAATTGTCCTAATAGCGCTGCAACATCCGGAGGTAAATTCGCAGGAGGCCCTTGTAAGATCGTAGTAACGTCAGTAAGATCAGTATCTACAATGATAGGCGCGTTTCCTAGTCCTTCTGAGAACGATACGGTACGCATCGCAGCCTCTTCCGCAGTAATAACTCCGAAGCTAACCAAACCAGGCAATACAAGGTCGTTGTAAAGCGCGAAGTTAGCATTCAAAGCCTCTGCAGTAGCAGCATCAAGAGGAATAGAATTTACAGGTACTGTTGTGAAATAAGGAATAGATGTTACGTCTGGGATATTCAAAACAACACCACCAGATCCACCAGCTGCAAGTGCTTCAACTTCTTGACTGAATACAGAAGCAAATACGTTCGGGTCTGTGATATCGTTAGGTCCGTAAGTAGACGGATCTAGGTTTCCGGTCTGATCCACTCCAGAACCACCACTAGTAGCGTAAGAAAGGATATCGTTGTTTCCAATCCAAAGGCTAAAGAAAGATGGGTTCAAAGAGGTTGCATCTCCGATTACAGTAGCAGAACCGCTAGTAGCGATACGTGCGTAATACGGGTTAGCAGTTCCGGTAAGTACTCCGTTAACATCACCGTATCCAGGTGCTACTAAGTGGAAACTCTTAGCTCCAGGAATACCCATATTGTTAAATGGACTTGCTAGACCGTTAGCCACATCAGTGGTTGGAGTACCACTCAAACGAGCAGGACCAGGATTTCCGTTAGCATCTACTGCCAACACAAAACGGTTCTCAGCGATTTGGTTACCGCTTAATAGCAATCCACCTAAGTTGTCATCAACTAAAGGCTGCGTGAATTCCCCACCACCTGCAAGTGCAAATTGGTTGGCAAGGATGTTAGGATAAGAATTCTCTTGTCCTGTGATATACAATGCACCGTCAGCGTATCCGGCTGTTAGGGAGTTACCCACGGCAACAAAACTAGACATATTGGCCTCTCCTGTGGTGTAAAAGACTTCGTCAGTGATCGGTTCGTCAAAATCAACTTCACAACTCGCAAAGAAAGCTGCAGAAGCGACAAATAAATATTTAATATATGTTTTCATATGGCTTATCAGATTAAGTTGTAATTACAGTCTGTAGGAGATTCCCAAACCTGGAATGAATGAGCTCGATTTGTAAGTTCCTCCAAAAGGTACAGCTACCCCATTCTCAAAGTAGAAATCATAAGAAGCATCAACTTCTTTGAATCGCAAGTAAAGGAATGAAGCATCGATCTGGAAACGGTCGCTTAGGTTGAAAGTCAGA encodes:
- a CDS encoding G-D-S-L family lipolytic protein; amino-acid sequence: MKTYIKYLFVASAAFFASCEVDFDEPITDEVFYTTGEANMSSFVAVGNSLTAGYADGALYITGQENSYPNILANQFALAGGGEFTQPLVDDNLGGLLLSGNQIAENRFVLAVDANGNPGPARLSGTPTTDVANGLASPFNNMGIPGAKSFHLVAPGYGDVNGVLTGTANPYYARIATSGSATVIGDATSLNPSFFSLWIGNNDILSYATSGGSGVDQTGNLDPSTYGPNDITDPNVFASVFSQEVEALAAGGSGGVVLNIPDVTSIPYFTTVPVNSIPLDAATAEALNANFALYNDLVLPGLVSFGVITAEEAAMRTVSFSEGLGNAPIIVDTDLTDVTTILQGPPANLPPDVAALLGQLRQANANDLIVLPAASVLGTQVGDDPTAINGVSVPLANQFVLTATEQARVAAAGAAYNAAIQNIAAANDIAFVDARSALAQVANGGVMSDGVMLTNEFVTGGAFSLDGVHPTPRGYAYTANLIIDAINSKYGANIPNVDIGTFGTVTLSND